The sequence below is a genomic window from Lolium perenne isolate Kyuss_39 chromosome 4, Kyuss_2.0, whole genome shotgun sequence.
TTCGGATCAGACTGGGCAGGAACCActtgttgattttctacttcgcgAGTACAGTCTGTACATTGGGTTGTTGAGTATGACAGAGCAACCATGTTTATATGAATTTTTCTTCTAAGATTTGGTAAATAGAAGTATAGAACCTCTATGAAACTATTGATCTCCTGAAATAAACCAACATACTACATGCTCTAGAGTTTAGTCAAGTTACTCATATTATTACAACTCACATCAGAAGATAAATGGAACATATGTCACTTTCTTTCAGAGATTGTAAACCACAGAAACTTCAAGTGCTCTTTTGTTTTCCAAATTATCATCTCAGTGCACATTATGACAGGACAACGAGAGGAACTGAACAGAAACAACCTTTTTATTATGCATCTCAACTTCTCATCAATGCCTCAACAAGTAATCTTTAGGTACAAGAAAAAGAACATACGACAAAGAACACACGCATGCAGAACGAATCGCTCTAGCTGAAAAAGTAACGAATTTGATAAGCAAAAACTAAATACTCAGGACTTCCAAAACCTAATCTTGTTGCTGCTGGTCATCTCCATGCCAGGCCCAGACTATGTCCTTCAGCGCTGGCCGGATGTCCTCCATCAGCTCCCGGTACTCCAGCGGATCCCCACTTGTTTGCTTCATCTCAATAAGATGGTGGGAAGGCGTAATCTCAAAGATCTCCGTGTCTAACTGAACAACACCATTTCTTCCCTCCTTCCGCGCTTGCATCTTCATCACGCCATTGTCCTTCTTCCTTACCCTGAGATTCAGCGCCTTCGCGACGCATTCCAGCTTCGAGATGATGTCTGAAGCAGGCTTGTCTGAAGTGAACCTCGCCTCCTTTTTGCATTCCTCTTGGATGAATAGGCCGGACAGATCAAACCCCGTGGAGAAAGAGATGATCTCGAAGGCATTTAAGTTTGTTGCTGTCATGGGTTTCACATCATGAGCATTCTTCCTGGACCTCGCACCAGCCTTGGTATTTGTGTTGACATTCTCACTGGGAGTTCTCTCCTTTACTGCAAGGGTGTCCCTTGGACCTTTTCGGAACCAGGTAGACTCTTTTATCTTCTGGATGGATGGCCTAGTGCTTGGATTGGGGTCCAGGATCTTGTACAAGAGCTTCTGAAGCTTGTGTGAGAACCAGCTGGGGCACCTGAAATCGCCTTGCTCAATCTTCCGATACATCTCCATCACGTTGGAACCATGGAAAGGGAGATAACCGGCAGCCAAAACAAACAGGACAACACCACAGGACCAGATATCTGATTTTGCACCATCGTAGCCTCTCTTGCTGATCACCTCCGGAGCTACATATGCAGGTGTTCCACAGGTGGTGTGGAGCAACCCGTCTTGCCTCTTGGACTCAGAGAGTGCGCTTAATCCGAAATCTGAGACCTTCAGGTCCCCGTTCTCATCCAGGAGCAGGTTCTCAGGCTTGAGATCCCGGTGATACACACCTTGGCTGTGGCAATAATCCACTGCACTAATGAGCTGCTGGAAGTACTTATGTGCATCACCCTCTGTGAGCTTGCCATTCTTTGCAACCTTGTCGAAGAGCTCACCGCCTTTCACATACTCCATGACAAAGTATATCTTGTTTTGAGTCGCCATGACCTCGTGAAGCTGAACAATGTTCTTGTGTGCCACCAACCTCATGGTTGTGACCTCACGCTTGATTTGCTCCGCCAGCCCAACCTTGAGCACCTTCTCCTTGTCCAACATCTTTATGGCGACGCTTTGGTTCGACTTGAGGCTCCTGGCATAGTGCACTTTGCCAAATGTTCCTTTCCCCAACAATCTCCCCAGCTCATACCGCCCCATCAAAATCTTCCCTCTGTTCTCCATGTCTTCTAGCTATATAAAAACCACAGCCTATATATTGCGGCTACAATTCAAATGGAGTACAACACTTCAACCATCCTCCCCAAGGTAGTCTTGATCGACGACTTCGAACAACACTTTCATGTCACCAGGGAGTCTAGATGGCCTAGAGATGATGCAGAGAAGATGGTTGCTCGCATACAGAGTTGACAAAGTCAGCTCTTGCGGAGCAGCTGCAATCTCCTTTAACGCGCAGGTGAAATTTTTTCTAAGCAAGCACATCTTTCAGCATTCCCTTATGCTTTGAGTGCTTGATTCGTACTGGAGTTCTCTGCAAAGAAGAAAATAAAAATCTTCAGATTCTGCAATTGATGTTTCAGAAATACAACTTTGAGTTGTTGAAGAAAATAACAGAAGATCGTTCGGTTTAATAACTAGAGCATCAGGGATATGAAACAAAACCAAAGTGGTGTGCACATAGCAAATCGGTAGAAACAACAGAGAACGTATCTCCAATTATTATTTTTCTTTCGAGTCAAGGTTGCAaccaattcagaaaaaaaaaggtTGCAACCAATTCAGAGTGTTAATACAACCAATTCAGAGCTCTTGCGTGTTTCCAACAAATTAGACATTGTAAAAAAAACATATCGCGCACCGACAAATTCAAAGAAGGAAAAGGCCAATTTTGCAGAAAACAATTGCGCCTTTCCTCCAATCCTAACACTAATTGTAGCATAAGAACATGGAA
It includes:
- the LOC127294361 gene encoding CBL-interacting protein kinase 14, which produces MENRGKILMGRYELGRLLGKGTFGKVHYARSLKSNQSVAIKMLDKEKVLKVGLAEQIKREVTTMRLVAHKNIVQLHEVMATQNKIYFVMEYVKGGELFDKVAKNGKLTEGDAHKYFQQLISAVDYCHSQGVYHRDLKPENLLLDENGDLKVSDFGLSALSESKRQDGLLHTTCGTPAYVAPEVISKRGYDGAKSDIWSCGVVLFVLAAGYLPFHGSNVMEMYRKIEQGDFRCPSWFSHKLQKLLYKILDPNPSTRPSIQKIKESTWFRKGPRDTLAVKERTPSENVNTNTKAGARSRKNAHDVKPMTATNLNAFEIISFSTGFDLSGLFIQEECKKEARFTSDKPASDIISKLECVAKALNLRVRKKDNGVMKMQARKEGRNGVVQLDTEIFEITPSHHLIEMKQTSGDPLEYRELMEDIRPALKDIVWAWHGDDQQQQD